One Verrucomicrobiaceae bacterium genomic window carries:
- a CDS encoding sugar phosphate isomerase/epimerase yields the protein MKTRRDFVRHLSALALTTPLMAETPKARNTLCYFTKHLQGLGYDDIAALTAEAGFDGIEAPIRLKGHIEPEKVVDELPKLVAALKKQHVELTIMTSGITEVSKEQRTEEVLRTAAALGVKRYRMGFIKYDLKKPIWDQLQAIRPQIKDLIALSKELGIQPLFQNHSGKDYFAAPVWDIYSIMREYAPADFSFCFDILHATCEGGKSWPLEFALVREHIGAAYFKDYKWEGRKLVTVPLGEGQVDPEYGSMLMKSGYSGPISLHLEYLTGDAKDPAVLKTFREAHVRDVKTLRSWLTA from the coding sequence ATGAAAACACGCCGCGATTTTGTCCGCCACCTCTCCGCCCTCGCTCTCACGACCCCATTGATGGCGGAAACGCCGAAAGCACGCAACACGCTCTGCTACTTCACCAAGCATCTCCAGGGACTCGGCTATGATGACATCGCGGCACTAACAGCAGAGGCGGGATTCGATGGCATCGAGGCCCCGATCCGGCTCAAAGGGCACATCGAGCCCGAAAAAGTCGTCGATGAGCTGCCGAAGCTGGTCGCGGCACTCAAAAAACAGCATGTCGAGCTCACGATCATGACCTCTGGCATCACAGAGGTGAGCAAAGAACAGCGCACCGAGGAGGTGCTGCGCACCGCCGCTGCACTCGGAGTGAAGCGCTACCGCATGGGCTTCATCAAATACGATCTGAAGAAACCCATCTGGGATCAGCTCCAGGCCATCCGCCCACAGATCAAGGACCTCATCGCCCTCAGCAAGGAACTGGGCATCCAGCCGCTCTTTCAGAATCACAGTGGGAAGGATTACTTCGCCGCTCCGGTCTGGGACATCTACTCCATCATGCGTGAGTATGCGCCAGCGGACTTCAGCTTCTGTTTCGACATCCTGCACGCCACTTGCGAAGGCGGGAAATCCTGGCCGCTGGAGTTTGCCCTCGTGCGGGAGCACATCGGCGCGGCTTATTTCAAAGATTACAAATGGGAGGGGCGCAAGCTCGTCACCGTCCCGCTCGGTGAGGGCCAGGTCGATCCTGAATACGGCAGCATGCTCATGAAATCCGGCTACTCTGGCCCCATCTCACTGCATCTGGAGTACCTCACTGGCGATGCGAAAGACCCTGCGGTGCTAAAGACCTTCCGCGAGGCCCATGTGCGCGATGTGAAGACACTGCGGAGCTGGCTCACCGCATAA
- a CDS encoding MGMT family protein, translating into MPREPSTAFRRIRAEVVRLLALIPEGKFTTYGSIAIHMNVIARHVATVLRKLTPEESASLPWHRVVSADARISPNMDKKLAALQKRRLKAEGMRIDRAGYILDADAHFHVVGIRRNIRWSE; encoded by the coding sequence ATGCCCCGAGAACCCTCCACCGCCTTTCGCCGCATCCGTGCGGAGGTCGTCCGCCTCCTCGCCCTCATCCCCGAGGGGAAATTCACCACCTACGGCAGCATCGCCATCCACATGAACGTGATCGCTCGCCACGTCGCCACCGTCTTGAGGAAACTCACACCAGAGGAGTCCGCATCTCTGCCGTGGCACCGCGTCGTCAGCGCCGATGCCCGCATCAGCCCGAACATGGACAAAAAGCTCGCCGCCCTCCAAAAACGCCGCCTGAAGGCCGAAGGCATGCGCATCGACCGTGCAGGCTACATTTTGGATGCAGATGCACATTTTCACGTCGTCGGAATCCGGCGAAACATCCGCTGGAGTGAGTGA
- a CDS encoding efflux RND transporter periplasmic adaptor subunit, with protein sequence MLNLLRALLPLLILLGCGWLGYWFITNKPEQQMREMPAPLVSVEGITLKAVTHPVRVTSQGTVQPRTRSTMHPEVSGKVIEVDSNFRPGAFFKKDAVLIKLDPVDYETAITIAQAEVAQAKVMLVEEKARADQARDSWKTLGRAGQPGELVVRAPQIIRAEADIAAAEARVVKARRDLERTIIRAPYDGQVIELGVDVGQFVSQGTVLGRIFATDYVEIRLPLPERESMHLTLPERYRDGIEAASAPKVHLRAMHNGKPVFWEGNLVRVESNLDAETRQITAIAQIMDPYARRSDGMPPLKIGQFVEAEIEGRMLENVFLIPRSTVRAGNEIILIDRPADTLRRMSVEPLLGDERYLVIDAKAKKAPAEGAVLCLTPIPFPADGARVKIGRLDGKNIAPTEKLASGKKSAPSTSGEATASSHTPAAKPLP encoded by the coding sequence ATGCTAAACCTCCTCCGCGCTCTATTGCCGCTCCTCATCCTGCTCGGATGCGGGTGGCTGGGCTATTGGTTCATCACCAACAAGCCAGAGCAGCAAATGCGCGAGATGCCCGCCCCGCTCGTCAGCGTGGAGGGCATCACTCTGAAGGCGGTAACACATCCCGTGCGAGTCACCTCACAGGGCACGGTACAGCCCCGCACACGCTCCACCATGCACCCAGAGGTCTCTGGGAAGGTCATCGAGGTCGATAGCAATTTCCGCCCCGGTGCCTTCTTCAAAAAAGACGCGGTGCTCATCAAGCTCGACCCAGTGGACTACGAGACGGCCATCACCATCGCCCAGGCAGAGGTCGCTCAGGCGAAAGTCATGCTCGTGGAGGAAAAAGCACGCGCCGATCAGGCCCGCGATAGCTGGAAAACGCTGGGGCGTGCTGGCCAGCCCGGCGAGCTAGTCGTGCGGGCACCGCAGATCATCCGTGCGGAGGCAGACATCGCCGCAGCGGAGGCCCGCGTCGTCAAAGCACGCCGCGATCTGGAGCGCACTATCATCCGCGCACCCTACGATGGCCAAGTCATCGAACTCGGGGTCGATGTGGGCCAATTCGTCAGTCAAGGGACGGTGCTAGGCCGCATTTTCGCGACCGACTATGTGGAGATACGCCTACCCCTGCCAGAGCGTGAAAGCATGCACCTCACGCTGCCAGAGCGCTACCGTGATGGCATAGAGGCCGCCTCCGCGCCGAAGGTCCACCTCCGCGCCATGCACAATGGCAAGCCCGTGTTCTGGGAGGGCAACCTCGTGCGAGTGGAAAGCAATCTCGATGCTGAAACACGCCAAATCACCGCCATCGCCCAAATCATGGACCCATACGCACGGCGCAGCGATGGCATGCCCCCGCTGAAGATCGGCCAGTTTGTCGAGGCAGAGATCGAAGGCCGCATGCTGGAAAATGTGTTTCTCATCCCCCGGAGCACCGTCCGCGCTGGCAATGAGATCATTCTCATCGACCGGCCAGCAGACACGCTGCGCCGCATGAGCGTGGAGCCGCTCCTGGGTGATGAGCGGTATCTAGTCATTGATGCAAAGGCCAAAAAAGCTCCCGCAGAAGGCGCTGTGCTCTGCCTCACGCCCATTCCCTTCCCCGCAGATGGCGCACGCGTGAAAATCGGCCGTCTCGATGGCAAAAACATCGCCCCGACAGAAAAACTGGCCTCCGGCAAAAAATCCGCTCCCAGCACCAGCGGTGAAGCCACCGCCTCCAGCCACACGCCCGCAGCCAAACCGCTACCGTGA
- a CDS encoding DUF1501 domain-containing protein: MMQTPPFSRRAALAQASTGFGLAALSGLLQAQTPQTHRARKIAPKARSVIFCYMSGGVSHIDTFDPKPLLGKYAGKPMPMAVKRTQFNNNGTVQPSHWDYKPRGKSGIEVSDLLPHLGGVVDDLCIIRSMTAKFSEHAQGNFFMHTGFPFLGYPSAGAWSSYGLGTEASDLPGYIVLQSGDARTPHGGVGLFSNGFLPAQHQASIVQADESEAITNIRPRQPASMQRRQLDFIGDMDRRFVRTTHDPHIEAAISNYEMAWRMQSAVPELCDISDESAATKKLYGMDDPEPKKAAYARQCLLARRLVERGVRFIELSTLSYNLGGGNAANPWDHHGAIKEGHGKMGYQIDQPLAALIQDLRARGLLDSTLIVWAGEFGRTPFAQGSNGRDHNPYGFSVWMAGGGVKGGHIHGATDDFGYNAVDGICTVYDMWATVLHLMGVDHEQLTYRFGGRDLRLTDVHGSVMRDILA; encoded by the coding sequence ATGATGCAGACACCTCCTTTTTCACGCCGAGCAGCCCTGGCACAGGCCAGCACCGGATTTGGCCTCGCGGCACTCTCTGGGCTTTTGCAGGCCCAGACGCCCCAAACGCATCGCGCACGAAAAATCGCCCCAAAAGCACGCAGCGTCATTTTTTGCTACATGAGCGGCGGTGTCTCCCACATCGACACTTTCGACCCGAAGCCCCTCTTGGGCAAATACGCTGGCAAACCCATGCCGATGGCCGTCAAGCGCACCCAGTTCAACAACAACGGCACCGTGCAGCCCTCCCACTGGGACTACAAGCCGCGTGGCAAATCTGGCATCGAGGTCAGTGACCTGCTACCGCATCTCGGAGGCGTGGTGGATGATCTCTGCATCATCCGCAGCATGACCGCGAAGTTCAGCGAGCATGCACAGGGGAATTTTTTCATGCACACGGGCTTTCCCTTCCTCGGCTATCCCAGCGCCGGAGCATGGAGCAGCTACGGACTCGGCACAGAAGCCTCCGACCTGCCAGGCTACATCGTGCTCCAAAGCGGGGATGCACGCACGCCGCACGGTGGCGTGGGGCTTTTCAGCAATGGCTTCCTCCCTGCACAGCACCAGGCCAGCATCGTCCAGGCAGATGAGTCAGAAGCCATCACCAACATCCGCCCGCGCCAGCCAGCGAGCATGCAGCGCCGCCAGCTCGACTTCATCGGCGACATGGACCGCCGTTTTGTCCGCACCACGCACGATCCACACATCGAAGCCGCCATTTCCAACTACGAAATGGCCTGGCGCATGCAAAGCGCCGTCCCAGAGCTCTGCGACATCTCCGATGAGTCCGCAGCCACGAAGAAGCTCTACGGCATGGATGACCCCGAGCCGAAAAAAGCCGCCTACGCTCGCCAGTGCCTCCTCGCACGCCGACTCGTCGAGCGTGGCGTGCGCTTCATCGAGCTGAGCACCCTTTCCTACAACCTCGGTGGTGGCAATGCAGCCAATCCCTGGGACCACCACGGTGCCATCAAGGAAGGCCACGGCAAAATGGGCTACCAGATCGATCAGCCCCTCGCCGCACTCATCCAGGATCTCCGCGCACGCGGCCTACTCGATAGCACGCTCATCGTCTGGGCTGGCGAGTTCGGTCGCACGCCATTCGCCCAGGGCAGCAATGGCCGCGATCACAATCCCTATGGCTTTAGCGTCTGGATGGCCGGTGGTGGCGTCAAAGGCGGCCACATCCACGGAGCCACCGATGATTTCGGCTACAATGCCGTCGATGGCATCTGCACGGTCTATGACATGTGGGCCACCGTCCTTCATCTCATGGGCGTGGATCACGAGCAGCTGACTTACCGCTTCGGAGGACGTGATTTACGCCTCACGGATGTGCATGGCAGTGTCATGCGTGACATTCTCGCCTAA